From one Nocardioides scoriae genomic stretch:
- a CDS encoding DUF2469 domain-containing protein, giving the protein MSAEDLEKYETEMELNLYREYRDVVGIFKYVVETDRRFYLCNQVDVKARTEAGDVFFEVTMTDAWVWDMYRPARRLAKNVKVLTFKDVNVEELSHSEIEPPKV; this is encoded by the coding sequence ATGAGCGCCGAGGATCTCGAGAAGTACGAGACCGAGATGGAGCTCAACCTCTACCGCGAGTACCGCGACGTCGTGGGCATCTTCAAGTACGTCGTGGAGACCGACCGCCGCTTCTACCTGTGCAACCAGGTCGACGTGAAGGCCCGCACCGAGGCCGGCGACGTGTTCTTCGAGGTGACGATGACCGACGCGTGGGTCTGGGACATGTACCGCCCCGCCCGCCGGCTCGCCAAGAACGTCAAGGTGCTGACCTTCAAGGACGTCAACGTCGAGGAGCTCAGCCACTCCGAGATCGAGCCCCCCAAGGTCTGA
- a CDS encoding TadE/TadG family type IV pilus assembly protein, with product MRLLNHRRAEDGAAAVEFALVLPVLLVIVFGIVQYGFYFRSSQVGAAAARDAARFAAVGLPLACTDFRSDVTQRIAPVQTGNVVVTRDYSTATTPVAEGDDVTVSVAFDSADLKFPFLPFLSSKNFQPIKRFVPAFITDETGTSTRQSPNATSDNGLTCNGNRSQCNSMSAMKVFTFDPSWLPNDQRAPVTAYDASGRAVWRLIG from the coding sequence GTGAGACTGCTCAACCACCGCCGCGCTGAGGACGGCGCTGCCGCCGTCGAGTTCGCGCTCGTGCTGCCGGTGCTGCTGGTGATCGTCTTCGGGATCGTGCAGTACGGCTTCTACTTCCGCTCCTCCCAGGTGGGCGCCGCCGCCGCCCGCGACGCCGCCCGCTTCGCCGCCGTGGGCCTGCCGCTGGCCTGCACCGACTTCCGCAGCGACGTCACCCAGCGCATCGCCCCGGTCCAGACGGGCAACGTCGTGGTCACCCGCGACTACTCCACGGCCACCACGCCGGTCGCCGAGGGCGACGACGTCACGGTGAGCGTGGCCTTCGACAGCGCCGACCTGAAGTTCCCCTTCCTGCCGTTCCTGAGCTCGAAGAACTTCCAGCCGATCAAGCGCTTCGTGCCGGCCTTCATCACCGACGAGACGGGCACCTCGACGCGCCAGTCGCCCAACGCGACCTCGGACAACGGCCTCACCTGCAACGGCAACCGCTCGCAGTGCAACAGCATGAGCGCGATGAAGGTCTTCACCTTCGACCCGAGCTGGCTGCCCAACGACCAGCGCGCCCCCGTCACGGCGTACGACGCCTCGGGCCGCGCGGTGTGGCGCCTGATCGGCTGA
- a CDS encoding TadE family protein, with product MVRSRSDDGASAVEFALVMVPLLTLFFGILQYGLYFWTMQGGVDAARRAARTAAVGTTAGCTDFRRQVAGSLGAISSDATKVKVARTYTTQAGSTTVAPGDKVEVTVQLAAYDLNLPFVPFLRGGLISSTASARVDYLPAAPERSCTLAAP from the coding sequence ATGGTCAGGTCCAGGAGCGACGACGGCGCGTCCGCGGTGGAGTTCGCCCTGGTGATGGTGCCGCTGCTGACGCTCTTCTTCGGCATCCTGCAGTACGGCCTCTACTTCTGGACGATGCAGGGCGGTGTCGACGCCGCCCGGCGCGCGGCCCGGACGGCAGCCGTCGGGACCACCGCCGGCTGCACCGACTTCCGACGCCAGGTCGCCGGCTCGCTGGGCGCCATCTCCTCGGACGCGACCAAGGTCAAGGTCGCCCGCACCTACACGACGCAGGCCGGGAGCACGACCGTCGCCCCGGGCGACAAGGTCGAGGTGACGGTCCAGCTGGCGGCGTACGACCTCAACCTGCCGTTCGTGCCCTTCCTCCGTGGGGGCCTGATCTCCTCCACGGCCAGCGCCCGCGTCGACTACCTTCCCGCCGCTCCCGAGAGGTCGTGCACCCTCGCGGCTCCGTGA
- a CDS encoding pilus assembly protein TadG-related protein, whose translation MELVLSRNRARDEEGAVAVLAGILFSTLFLMAALVVQFGFTRDVRQDSQNAADASALAAALTISTSNASTPDLSAAVAVAISYAQKNTGVAPGTWTACTDPAKLAVVTATTGCVSFDSSTAPTKVRVLIPVRETKTAIGAGAGVRTLGVNAAAEASIAIGQTLKCAMCFLGPVDSGNADYTVSGGSIAVNGDVTMGPNGNLKAIGGAIGVAGTASGGTYTPAATTIRSFTDPWAARTDLPPSTTGLTARTNPCSTGTAGGPGIYGDFAFPKSTCTLQPGLYVVRGAWTESNKSVLAGTGVTLYFTCSTGSTPRPCNSPGELGGYLDAKNGEVAFSAPTSGPLQGVALLYDRSNTRDVGLQGNGGTNITGALYAPRSKLDFNGNSCFGFSGGPIIVDGVIKANGNKSCVEVANPVDATYAVLPGETSLSR comes from the coding sequence GTGGAGCTGGTGCTGAGCAGAAACCGAGCGCGTGACGAGGAGGGTGCTGTCGCAGTGCTGGCGGGCATCCTGTTCAGCACGCTGTTCCTCATGGCCGCCCTGGTGGTGCAGTTCGGCTTCACCCGCGACGTGCGTCAGGACTCGCAGAACGCGGCCGACGCCTCCGCCCTGGCCGCGGCGCTCACCATCAGCACGAGCAACGCCTCGACCCCCGACCTCAGTGCCGCCGTCGCCGTCGCCATCAGCTACGCCCAGAAGAACACCGGGGTGGCCCCTGGCACCTGGACCGCGTGCACCGACCCGGCCAAGCTCGCCGTCGTCACGGCGACCACCGGATGTGTCTCCTTCGACAGCTCGACCGCACCGACCAAGGTGCGGGTCCTGATCCCCGTCCGGGAGACCAAGACAGCGATAGGAGCCGGCGCGGGAGTCAGGACGCTCGGCGTGAACGCGGCGGCGGAGGCGTCGATCGCGATCGGTCAGACCCTCAAGTGCGCAATGTGCTTCCTCGGCCCCGTGGACTCGGGCAATGCCGACTACACCGTCAGCGGGGGGAGCATCGCCGTCAACGGTGACGTCACCATGGGCCCCAACGGCAACCTGAAGGCCATCGGAGGGGCGATCGGGGTCGCAGGGACGGCCTCCGGCGGCACCTACACCCCAGCCGCCACCACGATCAGGTCCTTCACCGACCCCTGGGCCGCCCGCACGGACCTTCCGCCCAGCACCACGGGACTCACCGCCAGGACCAACCCGTGCTCGACGGGCACGGCCGGTGGCCCTGGGATCTACGGCGACTTCGCCTTTCCCAAGTCGACATGCACGCTCCAGCCCGGGCTCTACGTCGTCCGGGGGGCCTGGACCGAGAGCAACAAATCCGTCCTGGCCGGAACCGGCGTGACGCTCTACTTCACCTGCAGCACCGGCTCGACTCCGCGCCCCTGCAACTCCCCCGGGGAGCTGGGTGGCTACCTCGATGCAAAGAACGGAGAGGTCGCGTTCTCCGCGCCGACCTCCGGCCCGCTGCAGGGCGTGGCACTGCTGTACGACCGGTCGAACACCCGGGACGTCGGTCTGCAGGGCAACGGCGGCACCAACATCACCGGCGCGTTGTACGCACCGCGATCGAAGCTCGACTTCAACGGCAACTCGTGCTTCGGGTTCAGCGGTGGTCCCATCATCGTCGACGGGGTGATCAAGGCCAACGGCAACAAGTCCTGCGTCGAGGTCGCGAACCCGGTCGACGCGACGTACGCCGTCCTTCCTGGGGAGACCAGCCTCTCCAGGTAG